A portion of the Glycine max cultivar Williams 82 chromosome 10, Glycine_max_v4.0, whole genome shotgun sequence genome contains these proteins:
- the LOC100784351 gene encoding tonneau 1b-like protein: MDDYTREMMDLKTLVTRTLEKKGVLARIRAELRASVFEAIEEEDRVIEKEQGLPPALLGSCNDRAKQLHASPPGRLLTAMICEYLDWAQLSHTLKVYLPECNLEKDFWKTELKEFSTKNGYDLNRNRDSPLLLDVLEGFLKLENLSQARASGRRFATSETEPLPNSESQNPRRHSSSSVAGGLPPLGRAVPSSQASDRRGGSSMPAYRKDEYNWRYDSDELPEDIIQASSALENLQLDRKARNLTSSWRHAGDGINEDDGRADHV, encoded by the exons ATGGACGATTACACGAGGGAAATGATGGACCTGAAGACACTGGTCACTCGCACTCTCGAGAAGAAAGGCGTCCTCGCCAGGATCCGT GCCGAACTCAGGGCGAGTGTGTTCGAAGCCATCGAAGAGGAAGATCGTGTGATTGAGAAGGAACAAGGTCTACCTCCTGCATTGCTAGGTAGTTGCAACGATCGAGCTAAGCAGCTTCACGCTTCTCCTCCAG GGAGACTTCTTACGGCAATGATATGTGAATACCTTGACTGGGCGCAGCTCAGTCATACGCTAAAAGTTTATCTTCCGGAATGTAATTTG GAGAAAGATTTTTGGAAGACAGAGCTTAAGGAATTTAGTACCAAAAATGGATATGATCTCAACAGAAACAGAGATAGTCCTCTGCTCTTGGATGTGCTTGAAGGATTCTTGAAGCTCGAG AATTTATCCCAAGCAAGAGCTAGTGGTAGGAGATTTGCCACCTCAGAAACTGAGCCTTTACCGAACTCAGAATCACAGAATCCCCGAAGGCATTCTTCCTCATCTGTTGCCGGTGGCTTACCTCCACTAGGAAG GGCTGTTCCTTCATCTCAGGCATCTG ATAGAAGAGGAGGATCCTCCATGCCTGCTTATAGGAAGGATGAGTACAATTGGCGATATGACAGTGATGAACTTCCTGAGGACATAATTCAAGCTTCAAGTGCTTTGGAAAATCTTCAATTGGACAGAAAAGCTCGGAATCTAACATCTTCTTGGCG ACACGCTGGAGATGGTATCAATGAGGATGATGGCAGGGCTGATCACGTGTAG